Proteins encoded in a region of the Sulfurimonas marina genome:
- a CDS encoding RidA family protein produces the protein MELIQTNNAPAAIGPYSQAVKANGMVYTSGQIALKPDGSDELLQEDVVVQAVQVLRNLEAVLTEAGSSMEQVIKTTIFLADMGDFVTVNEIYEEAFGSHKPARSTVAVKTLPKNALVEIDAIALAN, from the coding sequence ATGGAACTTATTCAAACAAATAATGCCCCTGCTGCTATTGGACCATACTCACAGGCCGTAAAAGCAAATGGGATGGTATATACATCAGGGCAAATAGCTTTAAAACCTGATGGTAGTGATGAATTACTTCAAGAAGATGTAGTTGTACAGGCTGTACAAGTGTTAAGAAATCTCGAAGCTGTACTTACAGAAGCAGGAAGCAGCATGGAGCAAGTTATAAAAACTACTATATTTTTAGCAGATATGGGAGATTTTGTAACAGTAAATGAAATTTATGAAGAAGCTTTTGGTTCTCATAAACCTGCTCGTTCAACAGTAGCAGTAAAAACTTTACCAAAGAATGCTCTTGTTGAGATTGATGCTATAGCATTAGCGAACTAA
- a CDS encoding cytochrome C, with translation MVSYKKIALTALLGLGLFATTVSADAAKGQRIYQKKLKEVCGMTGAVFAAKHSQDEWAEANDNGELGKAMTEICPAGKEFFESDKFKNKFSSHLYDFVNDFASDSGNIPKC, from the coding sequence ATGGTTTCATACAAAAAAATCGCTTTAACAGCATTATTAGGATTAGGACTTTTCGCAACAACTGTAAGTGCAGATGCTGCAAAAGGACAAAGAATTTATCAAAAGAAATTGAAAGAAGTTTGTGGTATGACAGGTGCAGTATTTGCAGCAAAACATTCTCAAGATGAATGGGCAGAAGCAAATGATAATGGTGAACTTGGTAAGGCAATGACTGAGATATGTCCAGCAGGAAAAGAGTTTTTTGAAAGTGATAAGTTTAAAAATAAGTTTTCTTCACATCTTTACGACTTTGTAAATGACTTTGCAAGTGACAGCGGTAATATCCCTAAGTGTTAA
- a CDS encoding DUF3373 family protein → MRKILLSSVVVSALSLNLFGDDIADLKAEVKALTTKVKKLEKKQKRTSKTLSKVKKHDAFDNVKFGLDFRNAVDVIEYKNNKTGETASNNSLLTSRLYLTMASSPIKDLIFQGKLAVYSTWGSHLYVDDNALKDWAASSRPADTVMRIKEAYFIYNTALGEQPISVSVGRRPATNGFLANYRENEKVAGSPLAHITNMEVNAAMAMFNLSRFVDGAYTKLVYGRAHSGEMQSVYGDSPVTRMPYALSGGDVNATLEDESVDFFVFLGDGYNDGQYQLAYQWAHIFDTKGKALNGAGVADDVNKAASGSADLGALSLKVEGVGDEISDFLDETTLFLSLAATKYNPKENHELLGSRESKTGYSYWIGAVFPDSITDAGKFGLEYNHGTKYWTPMTWAEDTAIGSKIAVRGDAYEAYWNFDLFGVKYLPSQIRYTYVQHNFTPNINCAGWVIPEEVDITSSDLRFAVSYRY, encoded by the coding sequence ATGAGAAAAATTCTCCTTTCTTCTGTAGTGGTAAGTGCTTTATCATTAAATCTTTTTGGTGATGATATAGCAGACTTAAAAGCTGAAGTTAAAGCATTGACTACTAAAGTAAAAAAATTAGAAAAAAAGCAAAAAAGAACGAGCAAAACTCTTTCAAAGGTAAAAAAGCATGATGCTTTTGATAATGTAAAATTTGGACTCGATTTTAGAAATGCAGTTGATGTAATAGAGTATAAAAACAATAAAACGGGAGAGACAGCTTCTAATAACTCTCTACTCACAAGCAGACTTTATTTGACAATGGCATCTTCTCCAATTAAAGATCTTATTTTTCAAGGAAAATTGGCTGTATACTCTACATGGGGTTCACATCTTTATGTGGATGATAATGCACTCAAAGATTGGGCGGCTTCATCAAGACCTGCTGATACAGTGATGCGAATTAAAGAAGCTTATTTTATCTATAATACTGCTTTAGGTGAACAGCCTATCAGTGTTAGTGTTGGTCGACGCCCTGCAACAAACGGCTTTTTAGCAAATTATAGAGAGAATGAAAAAGTGGCAGGTTCCCCTTTGGCTCATATTACAAATATGGAAGTAAATGCTGCTATGGCAATGTTTAATCTCAGCCGTTTTGTAGATGGTGCATACACAAAGTTAGTATATGGTCGTGCACATAGTGGAGAGATGCAGAGTGTATACGGTGATAGCCCGGTAACTAGAATGCCTTATGCATTAAGCGGTGGGGATGTAAACGCAACTTTAGAAGATGAGAGTGTAGATTTCTTTGTATTTTTAGGTGATGGATATAATGATGGACAATATCAGTTAGCGTATCAATGGGCTCATATCTTTGATACAAAAGGGAAGGCATTAAATGGTGCTGGAGTAGCGGATGATGTAAATAAAGCAGCATCAGGTAGTGCAGATCTTGGAGCTCTTTCATTAAAAGTTGAAGGTGTTGGAGATGAGATCAGTGACTTTTTAGATGAGACAACACTTTTTCTATCGCTTGCAGCTACTAAATACAATCCAAAAGAGAATCATGAACTGCTTGGATCAAGGGAAAGTAAAACAGGATATTCTTATTGGATCGGAGCAGTTTTCCCTGATAGCATAACAGATGCTGGAAAATTTGGTTTGGAATATAATCATGGAACAAAGTACTGGACACCGATGACATGGGCAGAAGATACGGCAATCGGATCTAAAATAGCAGTACGTGGTGATGCTTATGAAGCGTACTGGAATTTTGATCTCTTTGGTGTGAAATATCTTCCATCACAGATCCGTTACACGTACGTACAACACAACTTTACACCAAACATTAACTGCGCAGGATGGGTAATACCAGAAGAGGTAGATATTACATCATCTGATTTGAGATTTGCAGTAAGTTATAGATACTAA